In Synechococcus sp. UW69, the following are encoded in one genomic region:
- a CDS encoding NDP-sugar synthase — translation MKAMILAAGKGTRVQPITHVIPKPMIPILQKPVMEFLLELLKEHGFTEVMVNVSHLAEEIENYFRDGQRFGVEIAYSFEGRIEDGELIGNALGSAGGLKKIQDFQHFFDDTFVVLCGDALIDLDLSEALRLHREKGAIASLVTKRVPKDQVSSYGVVVTDDQNRISSFQEKPSVEEALSDTINTGIYIFEPEIFEHIPSGQPFDIGSDLFPKLAELGAPFYAIPMDFEWVDIGKVPDYWQAIRSVLMGDVRQVGIPGKEVRPGVYTGLNVAANWDKINVSGPVYVGGMTKIEDGATIIGPTMIGPSCHICEGATVDNSIIFDYSRIGAGVQLLEKLVFGRYCVGKDGDHFDLQEASLDWLITDARRQDLVEPSPQQKAMAELLGTDLTQAAS, via the coding sequence ATGAAGGCGATGATTCTGGCGGCTGGCAAGGGGACGCGGGTTCAACCGATCACGCATGTGATCCCCAAGCCGATGATTCCAATCCTGCAGAAGCCGGTGATGGAATTCTTGCTGGAACTGCTCAAGGAGCACGGTTTCACCGAAGTGATGGTGAACGTCTCCCACCTCGCCGAAGAGATTGAAAATTACTTCCGGGATGGCCAGCGTTTTGGCGTTGAAATTGCGTACAGCTTCGAAGGACGGATTGAAGACGGAGAACTGATCGGCAACGCGCTGGGATCCGCCGGCGGACTCAAAAAAATCCAGGACTTCCAGCACTTCTTCGACGACACCTTCGTGGTGCTCTGCGGTGATGCACTGATCGATCTTGATCTCAGCGAAGCCTTGCGTCTGCACCGTGAGAAGGGTGCCATCGCCAGCCTTGTCACCAAGCGGGTCCCCAAGGATCAGGTGAGCAGCTACGGCGTTGTGGTCACGGATGACCAGAACAGAATTTCAAGCTTTCAGGAAAAACCCAGCGTTGAGGAAGCCCTCAGCGACACCATCAACACCGGCATCTACATTTTCGAGCCGGAAATCTTCGAGCACATCCCCTCGGGCCAGCCCTTCGACATCGGCTCTGATCTGTTCCCGAAACTGGCCGAGCTCGGGGCACCCTTCTATGCCATTCCGATGGATTTCGAATGGGTGGATATCGGAAAGGTTCCCGACTACTGGCAAGCCATCCGCAGTGTGTTGATGGGCGATGTGCGTCAGGTCGGAATCCCCGGCAAGGAGGTGCGCCCCGGGGTTTACACCGGCCTGAATGTTGCCGCCAACTGGGACAAAATCAACGTCTCCGGACCCGTTTACGTGGGCGGAATGACCAAAATCGAAGACGGTGCAACGATCATCGGACCCACCATGATCGGCCCGAGCTGCCACATCTGTGAGGGTGCCACGGTGGACAATTCGATCATCTTTGACTATTCGCGCATCGGCGCCGGCGTCCAGCTTCTAGAGAAGCTGGTGTTCGGCCGCTATTGCGTGGGCAAGGACGGCGATCACTTCGACCTGCAGGAAGCATCCCTCGACTGGTTGATCACCGACGCACGGCGTCAGGATTTAGTGGAACCGTCCCCCCAGCAGAAAGCCATGGCTGAGCTGCTGGGTACGGATCTCACCCAGGCAGCGAGCTGA
- a CDS encoding methylenetetrahydrofolate reductase yields the protein MERDLRTALQRAIEAGNQVLTAEVMPPRGGDPTHMLSMAESLRGRVHALNVTDGSRAVMRMSSLASCKLLLEAGLEPVLQMACRDRNRIALQADLLGAHALGIHNLLCLTGDPVRAGDQADARPVNEFESVKLLQQVQALNSGVDPVQGTLPDGETTLFAGCAADPQSRSWSGLQRRLHRKQAAGARFVQTQMVMDPSALERFQHELAAPLGLPVLAGVFLLKSAKNARFINRVVPGACIPDELIHRLECSEHPAMEGVAIAAEQVKRYLGIVSGVHLMAIKAEERIPMILDRAGLSSLPG from the coding sequence ATGGAACGGGATTTGAGGACGGCGCTTCAGCGCGCGATTGAGGCCGGCAATCAGGTCCTCACTGCCGAGGTGATGCCGCCTCGTGGTGGAGATCCGACGCATATGTTGTCCATGGCTGAATCGCTGCGGGGCCGCGTTCATGCGCTGAACGTGACCGATGGCAGCCGGGCCGTGATGCGCATGAGCAGCCTGGCGTCCTGCAAGTTGCTGCTTGAGGCCGGTCTGGAGCCCGTCTTGCAGATGGCCTGTCGGGATCGCAACCGCATCGCCCTGCAGGCTGATCTCCTTGGGGCCCACGCGTTGGGGATCCACAATCTGTTGTGTCTCACCGGAGATCCGGTGCGCGCGGGAGACCAGGCGGATGCGCGTCCGGTCAATGAATTCGAGTCTGTGAAGCTGTTGCAGCAGGTGCAGGCTCTCAACAGCGGTGTCGATCCCGTTCAGGGCACCCTGCCGGACGGGGAGACCACGCTGTTCGCCGGGTGTGCCGCCGATCCGCAATCCAGGAGCTGGAGCGGTTTACAGCGCCGGTTGCATCGCAAGCAGGCCGCGGGAGCCCGCTTCGTTCAAACCCAGATGGTGATGGATCCTTCAGCTCTTGAGCGCTTTCAGCATGAGCTGGCTGCGCCCCTGGGTCTGCCGGTGCTGGCCGGTGTATTTCTGCTGAAGTCAGCCAAGAATGCCCGGTTCATTAACCGTGTTGTGCCCGGGGCATGCATCCCCGATGAATTGATCCATCGGCTTGAGTGTTCGGAGCATCCCGCAATGGAGGGGGTGGCCATCGCCGCTGAGCAGGTGAAGCGTTATCTCGGCATCGTCAGTGGTGTGCACTTGATGGCGATCAAGGCGGAGGAGCGTATCCCGATGATCCTGGATCGAGCCGGACTCAGCTCGCTGCCTGGGTGA
- a CDS encoding response regulator transcription factor, translated as MSSLDGIDPLGISLSAREVEIIELVAEGLTNQEIADRLTISKRTVDNHVSNVFTKTGSKNRVALLNWAMDNGKICRDGFNCCVLPENDPPSP; from the coding sequence ATGTCCTCCCTCGACGGAATTGATCCCCTTGGTATCTCCCTCTCAGCCAGGGAGGTCGAGATCATTGAACTCGTGGCAGAAGGACTGACCAACCAGGAAATCGCCGACCGTCTCACCATCAGCAAACGAACGGTCGACAACCACGTGAGCAACGTGTTCACCAAAACCGGTTCCAAGAACAGGGTTGCTCTACTCAACTGGGCGATGGACAACGGCAAGATCTGCCGGGACGGCTTCAATTGTTGCGTCCTTCCAGAAAACGATCCCCCCTCACCCTGA
- a CDS encoding CYTH domain-containing protein, which yields MALEIERRFLVRSDAWRSSAGPGQALRQGYLAASAEGVTVRMRLRGMDEAWLTLKAAADAVGLVRHEFEYPIPVADAEALWDLAPHRLEKVRHQLDCPGGDWVVDCFQGENAPLVLAEVELASAQVDLVIPPWCGQEITGESRWSNAVLSQHPIQDWPLEDRCRFGWI from the coding sequence ATGGCTCTGGAGATCGAACGGCGTTTTCTGGTGCGTTCTGACGCCTGGCGCAGCAGTGCCGGCCCCGGACAGGCCCTACGACAGGGGTACCTGGCCGCTAGTGCTGAGGGTGTGACGGTCCGGATGCGACTGCGCGGGATGGATGAGGCCTGGCTCACCCTTAAAGCTGCTGCTGATGCCGTTGGTCTGGTACGCCACGAGTTCGAATATCCAATTCCGGTGGCGGATGCCGAAGCCCTCTGGGATCTGGCTCCGCACCGTCTGGAAAAAGTCCGTCATCAGCTGGATTGCCCTGGTGGAGACTGGGTTGTGGATTGTTTTCAGGGGGAGAATGCGCCCCTGGTGCTGGCGGAGGTGGAGCTTGCATCGGCTCAGGTTGACCTGGTGATTCCGCCCTGGTGCGGTCAGGAGATCACAGGGGAGTCCCGTTGGAGCAATGCGGTGCTGTCGCAGCACCCGATTCAGGATTGGCCGCTGGAGGATCGATGCCGTTTTGGCTGGATTTAA